One part of the Rutidosis leptorrhynchoides isolate AG116_Rl617_1_P2 chromosome 1, CSIRO_AGI_Rlap_v1, whole genome shotgun sequence genome encodes these proteins:
- the LOC139886277 gene encoding BURP domain-containing protein BNM2A-like, translating into MVSVFASWILFLFLLLSWMHVGGVGATQDNVIRLNTIDNKGHDAPHHHDPMHQHGHHGHQSSSSANQKDPQLMVFYMLQDLKIGQVRPIHFPNRHLSPSQMLSKQKADNIPFSVAELPNLLRLFSFSQGSPQAIAMESTLKECEVKPIKGETKFCATSLESVHEFVNDIFGSNTQVNTLTTTHLKNPPSGLLQNYKVEEISQNIPSPKLVACHTMPYPYAVYYCHSQESENKVLMVSLEGEDGDLVEALSVCHMDTSQWNPNHVSFGVLGVEPGTTSVCHFFPSDHFVFIPSSATM; encoded by the exons ATGGTTTCCGTGTTTGCATCTTggattctttttctttttcttcttctttcttgg ATGCATGTGGGAGGAGTTGGAGCTACACAAGATAATGTTATAAGACTTAATACTATAGATAATAAAGGTCATGATGCACCCCATCATCATGATCCTATGCATCAACATGGCCATCATggtcatcaatcatcatcatccgCAAATCAAAAAGACCCTCAACTCATGGTCTTCTACATGTTACAAGATCTAAAAATAGGTCAAGTTAGACCAATTCACTTCCCAAACAGACACCTTTCACCGTCGCAAATGTTGTCCAAACAAAAAGCTGATAACATCCCTTTTTCGGTCGCTGAATTACCAAACCTTCTTCGGTTATTCTCATTCTCACAAGGCTCCCCACAAGCTATAGCCATGGAAAGCACACTCAAAGAATGTGAAGTCAAGCCCATCAAGGGTGAGACCAAGTTTTGTGCAACTTCATTAGAATCAGTTCATGAATTTGTAAATGACATATTTGGTTCAAACACTCAAGTCAACACTCTGACCACAACTCACCTCAAAAATCCACCAAGTGGACTTCTACAAAACTATAAAGTTGAAGAAATTTCACAAAACATACCATCGCCAAAATTAGTGGCTTGTCACACCATGCCATATCCATATGCAGTGTATTATTGTCATAGTCAAGAAAGCGAAAATAAAGTCCTTATGGTTTCATTAGAAGGTGAAGATGGTGATTTGGTTGAGGCTTTGAGTGTTTGTCACATGGATACGTCTCAATGGAATCCTAATCATGTTTCGTTTGGGGTGCTTGGAGTGGAGCCAGGAACCACCTCGGTTTGCCACTTCTTTCCTAGTGACCATTTCGTCTTCATACCTTCTTCTGCAACAATGTAA